A region of Epinephelus fuscoguttatus linkage group LG1, E.fuscoguttatus.final_Chr_v1 DNA encodes the following proteins:
- the LOC125889344 gene encoding pre-miRNA 5'-monophosphate methyltransferase translates to MATCSLSSGDNDEINDPGAAPYGNFINYYTFNPPENRLSLIPATLLQDLGYRDQNTLILDVGCNSGELSVAFYKHLLQEPVSQQESADSRVNLLGFDLDEILIQRAQQNNPLPDSISFIPLDITKDTDQLQDYLKQHGCSHFHLCLCLAVTMWVHLNHGDAGLLQLLSRLASISQHLLLEAQPWKCYRSAARRLRKLGRSDFDHFKSLKIRGDVAEQAREHLERHCGMELVQSFGSTTWDRKLLLFKKR, encoded by the exons ATGGCAACATGTTCGTTGAGTAGCGGTGATAATGATGAAATAAATGACCCAGGAGCCGCTCCCTATGGAAACTTTATAAACTATTACACCTTCAATCCTCCGGAGAACCGTCTGAGCCTGATCCCAGCCACATTGCTCCAGGATCTGGGCTACAGAGACCAGAACACACTGATCCTGGACGTGGGCTGTAACTCAGGG GAACTGAGTGTAGCCTTTTACAAGCACCTGCTGCAGGAGCCTGTGAGCCAGCAGGAGTCAGCTGACAGCAGAGTAAATCTGCTGGGCTTCGACTTGGACGAGATCCTCATTCAGCGGGCTCAGCAGAACAACCCTCTGCCCGACAGCATCTCCTTCATCCCTCTGGACATCACTAAAGACACCGACCAGCTGCAGGATTACCTCAAACAGCACGGCTGCTCCCACTTCCACCTGTGTCTGTGCCTGGCCGTCACCATGTGGGTCCACCTGAACCACGGAGACGCcggcctgctgcagctgctctctcGCCTGGCCTCCATCAGCCAGCACCTCCTGCTGGAGGCGCAGCCCTGGAAGTGTTACCGCTCTGCAGCCCGGCGGCTGAGGAAGCTGGGCCGCTCAGACTTTGACCACTTCAAGTCCCTGAAGATCCGTGGGGACGTAGCGGAACAGGCCagggagcacctggagagacACTGTGGCATGGAGCTGGTCCAGAGCTTTGGCAGCACCACCTGGGACCGCAAGCTGCTGCTGTTCAAAAAGAGATGA
- the LOC125889358 gene encoding cytochrome c oxidase assembly protein COX14 homolog gives MVSGKRLADIGYKTFSASMMLLTAYGGYLCAMRGYRYMQKQKQLKLAAENQDPEVIKD, from the coding sequence ATGGTGTCTGGAAAGCGGCTGGCTGACATCGGCTACAAGACGTTTTCTGCTTCGATGATGCTGCTGACGGCCTACGGAGGCTACCTGTGTGCGATGCGAGGGTACCGCTATATGCAGAAGCAAAAACAGCTGAAACTGGCAGCAGAAAACCAGGACCCTGAAGTCATCAAAGACTGA